The following coding sequences lie in one Arabidopsis thaliana chromosome 3, partial sequence genomic window:
- the LPD1 gene encoding lipoamide dehydrogenase 1 (lipoamide dehydrogenase 1 (LPD1); CONTAINS InterPro DOMAIN/s: FAD-dependent pyridine nucleotide-disulphide oxidoreductase (InterPro:IPR013027), Pyridine nucleotide-disulphide oxidoreductase, class I, active site (InterPro:IPR012999), Pyridine nucleotide-disulphide oxidoreductase, dimerisation (InterPro:IPR004099), Dihydrolipoamide dehydrogenase (InterPro:IPR006258), FAD/NAD-linked reductase, dimerisation (InterPro:IPR016156), Mercuric reductase (InterPro:IPR000815), Pyridine nucleotide-disulphide oxidoreductase, NAD-binding region (InterPro:IPR001327); BEST Arabidopsis thaliana protein match is: dihydrolipoyl dehydrogenases (TAIR:AT4G16155.1); Has 30222 Blast hits to 30191 proteins in 3051 species: Archae - 599; Bacteria - 20783; Metazoa - 811; Fungi - 386; Plants - 503; Viruses - 0; Other Eukaryotes - 7140 (source: NCBI BLink).): MQSAMALSFSQTSFTRPNHVLGSSGSVFSTPRSLRFCGLRREAFGFSTSNQLAIRSNRIQFLSRKSFQVSASASSNGNGAPPKSFDYDLIIIGAGVGGHGAALHAVEKGLKTAIIEGDVVGGTCVNRGCVPSKALLAVSGRMRELQNEHHMKSFGLQVSAAGYDRQGVADHANNLATKIRNNLTNSMKAIGVDILTGFGSVLGPQKVKYGKDNIITAKDIIIATGSVPFVPKGIEVDGKTVITSDHALKLESVPEWIAIVGSGYIGLEFSDVYTALGSEVTFIEALDQLMPGFDPEISKLAQRVLINPRKIDYHTGVFASKITPARDGKPVLIELIDAKTKEPKDTLEVDAALIATGRAPFTNGLGLENVNVVTQRGFIPVDERMRVIDGKGTLVPNLYCIGDANGKLMLAHAASAQGISVVEQVSGRDHVLNHLSIPAACFTHPEISMVGLTEPQAKEKGEKEGFKVSVVKTSFKANTKALAENEGEGIAKMIYRPDNGEILGVHIFGLHAADLIHEASNAIALGTRIQDIKLAVHAHPTLSEVLDELFKAAKVESHATTRTGDAKIKLNTNQEDRKGRRRGGDDEKQPSVSKDLKDISTRPSSFFENISVGVLSLLSLIFV, from the exons ATGCAATCAGCTATGGCGCTTTCGTTCTCCCAGACGTCGTTTACAAGACCAAACCACGTGCTCGGATCATCTGGTTCTGTTTTCTCTACGCCCAGAAGTCTCCGGTTCTGCGGACTCCGGCGGGAAGCGTTTGGTTTCTCAACGTCGAATCAGTTGGCTATTCGCAGTAACCGAATCCAATTTCTAAGTAGGAAGTCATTCCAAGTCTCCGCTTCTGCTTCAAGTAATGGTAATGGCGCTCCACCGAAATCTTTCGATTACGATTTGATCATCATCGGAGCTGGAGTTGGTGGCCACGGAGCTGCTTTGCACGCCGTTGAAAAG GGACTTAAAACAGCCATTATTGAAGGAGATGTTGTTGGAGGGACTTGTGTTAACAGAGGATGTGTGCCTTCTAAAGCTCTTCTTGCTGTTAGTGGTCGAATGCGGGAACTTCAGAACGAACATCACATGAAGTCCTTTGGTCTCCAG GTTTCAGCTGCTGGATATGATCGTCAGGGTGTGGCAGATCATGCTAATAATCTGGCTACCAAAATACGAAACAATCTGACCAATTCAATGAAGGCAATTGGTGTTGACATATTGACTGGATTTGGCAGTGTTCTG GGTCCACAAAAGGTTAAATATGGGAAGGACAATATTATTACTGCAAAAGATATAATCATTGCCACTGGATCTGTGCCGTTTGTCCCTAAAGGAATTGAAGTTGATG GAAAGACTGTGATCACCAGTGACCATGCTTTGAAATTAGAGTCTGTCCCTGAGTGGATTGCAATTGTAGGAAGTGGTTATATTGGTCTTGAGTTCAGTGATGTTTACACAGCTCTTGGAAGTGAG GTAACTTTTATAGAAGCACTGGATCAGCTAATGCCTGGATTTGATCCTGAGATCAGTAAGCTAGCTCAGAGGGTTTTGATAAATCCAAGAAAGATTGACTATCATACTGGAGTCTTTGCAAGCAAA ATTACTCCGGCAAGGGATGGGAAACCAGTTCTGATTGAGCTTATTGATGCCAAAACCAAGGAACCTAAGGATACTTTGGAG GTAGATGCTGCTCTTATTGCTACTGGGAGAGCTCCATTCACCAATGGACTTGGCTTGGAAAAT GTCAATGTTGTGACGCAGAGAGGTTTCATACCAGTTGATGAGCGAATGCGTGTGATCGATGGAAAGGGGACTCTG GTTCCGAACTTGTACTGCATTGGTGATGCCAATGGTAAATTGATGCTTGCACATGCAGCCAGTGCCCAAGGAATTTCTG TGGTCGAGCAAGTCAGCGGCAGAGATCATGTGCTTAATCATCTTAGCATCCCAGCTGCTTGCTTTACTCATCCTGAAATCAGCATGGTGGGATTAACAGAG CctcaagcaaaagaaaaaggcgAGAAGGAAGGATTTAAAGTTAGTGTTGTCAAGACAAGTTTCAAGGCTAACACAAAGGCCCTAGCTGAAAATGAAGGAGAAGGAATAGCTAAG ATGATATACCGACCTGACAATGGTGAAATCTTAGGAGTTCATATATTTGGACTGCATGCAGCTGACCTTATCCATGAAGCTTCTAATGCGATTGCTCTAGGAACGCGTATTCAG GACATAAAATTGGCAGTTCATGCACATCCAACACTCTCTGAGGTCCTCGACGAACTGTTCAAAGCAGCCAAG GTTGAAAGTCATGCTACGACAAGGACA GGAGATGCAAAGATAAAGCTAAACACGAACCAGGAAGAtcgaaaaggaagaagaagaggaggagatgaTGAGAAACAACCTTCCGTAAGTAAAGACTTGAAAGATATATCTACAAggccttcttctttctttgagaATATTTCTGTTGGAGTCTTGTCTCTGCTTTCacttatatttgtttaa
- the LPD1 gene encoding lipoamide dehydrogenase 1 (lipoamide dehydrogenase 1 (LPD1); FUNCTIONS IN: dihydrolipoyl dehydrogenase activity; INVOLVED IN: acetyl-CoA biosynthetic process from pyruvate; LOCATED IN: nucleolus, chloroplast stroma, chloroplast, chloroplast envelope; EXPRESSED IN: 23 plant structures; EXPRESSED DURING: 14 growth stages; CONTAINS InterPro DOMAIN/s: FAD-dependent pyridine nucleotide-disulphide oxidoreductase (InterPro:IPR013027), Pyridine nucleotide-disulphide oxidoreductase, class I, active site (InterPro:IPR012999), Pyridine nucleotide-disulphide oxidoreductase, dimerisation (InterPro:IPR004099), Dihydrolipoamide dehydrogenase (InterPro:IPR006258), FAD/NAD-linked reductase, dimerisation (InterPro:IPR016156), Mercuric reductase (InterPro:IPR000815), Pyridine nucleotide-disulphide oxidoreductase, NAD-binding region (InterPro:IPR001327); BEST Arabidopsis thaliana protein match is: dihydrolipoyl dehydrogenases (TAIR:AT4G16155.1); Has 30163 Blast hits to 30131 proteins in 3024 species: Archae - 612; Bacteria - 20708; Metazoa - 800; Fungi - 396; Plants - 503; Viruses - 0; Other Eukaryotes - 7144 (source: NCBI BLink).) — MQSAMALSFSQTSFTRPNHVLGSSGSVFSTPRSLRFCGLRREAFGFSTSNQLAIRSNRIQFLSRKSFQVSASASSNGNGAPPKSFDYDLIIIGAGVGGHGAALHAVEKGLKTAIIEGDVVGGTCVNRGCVPSKALLAVSGRMRELQNEHHMKSFGLQVSAAGYDRQGVADHANNLATKIRNNLTNSMKAIGVDILTGFGSVLGPQKVKYGKDNIITAKDIIIATGSVPFVPKGIEVDGKTVITSDHALKLESVPEWIAIVGSGYIGLEFSDVYTALGSEVTFIEALDQLMPGFDPEISKLAQRVLINPRKIDYHTGVFASKITPARDGKPVLIELIDAKTKEPKDTLEVDAALIATGRAPFTNGLGLENVNVVTQRGFIPVDERMRVIDGKGTLVPNLYCIGDANGKLMLAHAASAQGISVVEQVSGRDHVLNHLSIPAACFTHPEISMVGLTEPQAKEKGEKEGFKVSVVKTSFKANTKALAENEGEGIAKMIYRPDNGEILGVHIFGLHAADLIHEASNAIALGTRIQDIKLAVHAHPTLSEVLDELFKAAKVESHATTRTVSEKVVV, encoded by the exons ATGCAATCAGCTATGGCGCTTTCGTTCTCCCAGACGTCGTTTACAAGACCAAACCACGTGCTCGGATCATCTGGTTCTGTTTTCTCTACGCCCAGAAGTCTCCGGTTCTGCGGACTCCGGCGGGAAGCGTTTGGTTTCTCAACGTCGAATCAGTTGGCTATTCGCAGTAACCGAATCCAATTTCTAAGTAGGAAGTCATTCCAAGTCTCCGCTTCTGCTTCAAGTAATGGTAATGGCGCTCCACCGAAATCTTTCGATTACGATTTGATCATCATCGGAGCTGGAGTTGGTGGCCACGGAGCTGCTTTGCACGCCGTTGAAAAG GGACTTAAAACAGCCATTATTGAAGGAGATGTTGTTGGAGGGACTTGTGTTAACAGAGGATGTGTGCCTTCTAAAGCTCTTCTTGCTGTTAGTGGTCGAATGCGGGAACTTCAGAACGAACATCACATGAAGTCCTTTGGTCTCCAG GTTTCAGCTGCTGGATATGATCGTCAGGGTGTGGCAGATCATGCTAATAATCTGGCTACCAAAATACGAAACAATCTGACCAATTCAATGAAGGCAATTGGTGTTGACATATTGACTGGATTTGGCAGTGTTCTG GGTCCACAAAAGGTTAAATATGGGAAGGACAATATTATTACTGCAAAAGATATAATCATTGCCACTGGATCTGTGCCGTTTGTCCCTAAAGGAATTGAAGTTGATG GAAAGACTGTGATCACCAGTGACCATGCTTTGAAATTAGAGTCTGTCCCTGAGTGGATTGCAATTGTAGGAAGTGGTTATATTGGTCTTGAGTTCAGTGATGTTTACACAGCTCTTGGAAGTGAG GTAACTTTTATAGAAGCACTGGATCAGCTAATGCCTGGATTTGATCCTGAGATCAGTAAGCTAGCTCAGAGGGTTTTGATAAATCCAAGAAAGATTGACTATCATACTGGAGTCTTTGCAAGCAAA ATTACTCCGGCAAGGGATGGGAAACCAGTTCTGATTGAGCTTATTGATGCCAAAACCAAGGAACCTAAGGATACTTTGGAG GTAGATGCTGCTCTTATTGCTACTGGGAGAGCTCCATTCACCAATGGACTTGGCTTGGAAAAT GTCAATGTTGTGACGCAGAGAGGTTTCATACCAGTTGATGAGCGAATGCGTGTGATCGATGGAAAGGGGACTCTG GTTCCGAACTTGTACTGCATTGGTGATGCCAATGGTAAATTGATGCTTGCACATGCAGCCAGTGCCCAAGGAATTTCTG TGGTCGAGCAAGTCAGCGGCAGAGATCATGTGCTTAATCATCTTAGCATCCCAGCTGCTTGCTTTACTCATCCTGAAATCAGCATGGTGGGATTAACAGAG CctcaagcaaaagaaaaaggcgAGAAGGAAGGATTTAAAGTTAGTGTTGTCAAGACAAGTTTCAAGGCTAACACAAAGGCCCTAGCTGAAAATGAAGGAGAAGGAATAGCTAAG ATGATATACCGACCTGACAATGGTGAAATCTTAGGAGTTCATATATTTGGACTGCATGCAGCTGACCTTATCCATGAAGCTTCTAATGCGATTGCTCTAGGAACGCGTATTCAG GACATAAAATTGGCAGTTCATGCACATCCAACACTCTCTGAGGTCCTCGACGAACTGTTCAAAGCAGCCAAG GTTGAAAGTCATGCTACGACAAGGACAGTAAGTGAAAAAGTGGTTGTAtaa
- a CDS encoding plant self-incompatibility protein S1 family protein (FUNCTIONS IN: molecular_function unknown; INVOLVED IN: biological_process unknown; LOCATED IN: endomembrane system; CONTAINS InterPro DOMAIN/s: Plant self-incompatibility S1 (InterPro:IPR010264); BEST Arabidopsis thaliana protein match is: Plant self-incompatibility protein S1 family (TAIR:AT3G16970.1); Has 22 Blast hits to 22 proteins in 3 species: Archae - 0; Bacteria - 0; Metazoa - 0; Fungi - 0; Plants - 22; Viruses - 0; Other Eukaryotes - 0 (source: NCBI BLink).), with translation MGALAELVALIIVMCASVTMSLAQNPMASPPSVENPNTTVVIHNALSGYWPMAYHCASKDVDFGLRRMLAERDQESAMFGCKRCEWKIREEGPCKLNKKTGMFDLCPPWDSQNI, from the exons atggGTGCTCTAGCAGAACTTGTAGCTCTCATTATCGTTATGTGTGCAAGTGTAACAATGTCCCTCGCTCAAAACCCCATGGCTTCACCACCAAGTGTTGAGAACCCAAATACAACAGTGGTGATACATAACGCTCTTTCAGGTTATTGGCCAATGGCATACCATTGTGCATCAAAAGACGTTGATTTTGGACTCCGACGTATGCTAGCTG AAAGAGACCAAGAATCTGCAATGTTTGGATGCAAAAGATGCGAATGGAAGATACGTGAAGAAGGACCTTGCAAACTGAACAAAAAGACTGGAATGTTTGATCTTTGTCCTCCTTGGGAttctcaaaatatttga
- a CDS encoding Plant self-incompatibility protein S1 family (Plant self-incompatibility protein S1 family; FUNCTIONS IN: molecular_function unknown; INVOLVED IN: biological_process unknown; LOCATED IN: cellular_component unknown; EXPRESSED IN: cotyledon; CONTAINS InterPro DOMAIN/s: Plant self-incompatibility S1 (InterPro:IPR010264); BEST Arabidopsis thaliana protein match is: Plant self-incompatibility protein S1 family (TAIR:AT3G17080.1); Has 299 Blast hits to 288 proteins in 14 species: Archae - 0; Bacteria - 0; Metazoa - 0; Fungi - 0; Plants - 299; Viruses - 0; Other Eukaryotes - 0 (source: NCBI BLink).) yields MCVSVTISRGQKDSIPPTPTSGFDNPRTTVVIYNDLGGHLPLRYHCKSKNDDLGDRNMAVNGTWSFEFRPSVFGGTLFFCGFIWDKELHWFDIYKQSRDREFAEFGCRRCEWKIRKDGPCKLNKNSNMFDVCLPWNSQSL; encoded by the coding sequence ATGTGTGTTAGTGTAACAATATCTCGAGGCCAAAAGGATAGCATCCCTCCAACTCCAACATCCGGTTTCGACAACCCAAGAACAACAGTGGTGATATACAATGATCTTGGGGGTCATCTGCCATTGAGATACCATTGTAAATCAAAAAATGATGATCTTGGAGACCGGAATATGGCGGTAAATGGAACTTGGTCATTTGAATTTAGACCGAGTGTTTTTGGAggaactttgtttttttgcgGTTTTATATGGGATAAGGAGTTGCATTGGTTCGATATCTACAAACAGAGTAGAGACAGAGAATTCGCCGAGTTTGGATGTAGAAGATGCGAATGGAAGATACGCAAAGATGGACCTTGCAAATTGAACAAGAACAGTAATATGTTTGATGTTTGTCTTCCTTGGAATTCTCAATcgctttaa
- the NRPB9A gene encoding RNA polymerases M/15 Kd subunit (NRPB9A; FUNCTIONS IN: DNA-directed RNA polymerase activity, transcription regulator activity, DNA binding, zinc ion binding, nucleic acid binding; INVOLVED IN: transcription, regulation of transcription; LOCATED IN: DNA-directed RNA polymerase V complex, DNA-directed RNA polymerase II, core complex; EXPRESSED IN: 11 plant structures; EXPRESSED DURING: 7 growth stages; CONTAINS InterPro DOMAIN/s: Zinc finger, TFIIS-type (InterPro:IPR001222), DNA-directed RNA polymerase, M/15kDa subunit (InterPro:IPR001529), DNA-directed RNA polymerase M, 15kDa subunit, conserved site (InterPro:IPR019761); BEST Arabidopsis thaliana protein match is: RNA polymerases M/15 Kd subunit (TAIR:AT4G16265.1); Has 955 Blast hits to 950 proteins in 294 species: Archae - 163; Bacteria - 0; Metazoa - 246; Fungi - 231; Plants - 130; Viruses - 0; Other Eukaryotes - 185 (source: NCBI BLink).) → MSTMKFCRECNNILYPKEDKEQKILLYACRNCDHQEVADNSCVYRNEVHHSVSERTQILTDVASDPTLPRTKAVRCSKCQHREAVFFQATARGEEGMTLFFVCCNPNCGHRWRE, encoded by the exons ATGAGTACTATGAAATTTTGCCGCGAATG tAATAACATTCTGTATCCTAAGGAGGACAAAGAACAGAAGATCCTCCTCTATGCTTGCCGTAATTGTGATCACCAG GAGGTAGCTGATAACAGCTGTGTGTACAGAAACGAGGTTCATCACTCTGTAAGTGAGCGAACTCAGATCTTAACAGACGTGGCTTCTGACCCTACTCTTCCCCGAACCAAGGCTGTGCGTTGCTCTAAGTGTCAGCATAGGGAGGCCGTTTTCTTCCAG GCTACGGCTAGAGGTGAAGAAGGAATGACACTGTTCTTTGTCTGTTGCAACCCGAATTGTGGTCATCGCTGGAGAGAATAA